The Mustelus asterias chromosome 23, sMusAst1.hap1.1, whole genome shotgun sequence genome window below encodes:
- the tmem204 gene encoding transmembrane protein 204: MAVQKLVATAVAVALLSLILNNAAAFTPNWVYQALEDGKKRSVGLWKMCYGIDKGKGSIRHEQTLHRECENLNWGSEHHGFQESRNTVKLQFDMMRACNLIATVALTVGQLIFLLGLMELPLITQDSQWWEEAIAALFQLSSFVLVIGLVTFYRIGPYTHLSWSCYLDIGACLLSTLSAAMLIWNILHRREDCMTPRVIVIRRSRPRFENDYVESPC, encoded by the exons ATGGCTGTCCAAAAGCTGGTGGCTACAGCTGTAGCTGTGGCTCTCCTGTCTCTGATTCTCAACAATGCAGCAGCGTTCACTCCAAACTGGGTTTACCAGGCCCTGGAGGATGGGAAAAAACGCAGTGTGGGATTGTGGAAGATGTGCTATGGGATTGATAAAGGCAAAGGGTCAATAAGGCACGAACAGACTTTGCATCGTGAGTGTGAGAATTTGAACTGGGGATCGGAGCACCATGGATTTCAGGAATCTCGGAACACAGTCAAAC TTCAGTTTGACATGATGCGAGCCTGTAATCTGATTGCCACAGTAGCTCTGACTGTTGGCCAGCTCATCTTTCTTCTTGGATTGATGGAACTGCCACTCATTACCCAGGATTCGCAGTGGTGGGAGGAGGCCATAGCTGCTCTGTTTCAGCTGTCCA GTTTTGTGTTGGTGATTGGACTCGTGACATTTTATCGCATTGGTCCCTATACTCATCTCTCTTGGTCATGTTATCTGGACATTGGAGCCTGTCTCTTATCAACACTTTCAGCAGCCATGTTGATCTGGAACATATTACACCGGCGGGAGGATTGCATGACGCCTCGTGTTATTGTTATCCGTCGCTCAAGGCCGCGTTTTGAAAATGACTATGTGGAGTCGCCGTGCTGA